A single Panthera tigris isolate Pti1 chromosome A3, P.tigris_Pti1_mat1.1, whole genome shotgun sequence DNA region contains:
- the PROCR gene encoding endothelial protein C receptor — protein sequence MLTTLLPLLCLLLLPGWAFCSHEASDGLRNLHMLQISYFRDPYQVWHRGNASLGGLTTHVLEGLGSNVTIRQLQPLQEPESWMHTEDSLKTYLHQFNSLVLLVHHERRLTFPLIIRCFLGCELPPEGSTARVFFEVSVNGSSFVHFQPETALWVAGPQAPSRVVTYTLQQLNAYNRTRYELREFLQDTCVQYVKEHITVNNSKGSQTGRSYTSLVLGVLVGSFIIAGVAVGIFLYTGGRRC from the exons ATGTTGACAACATTGCTGCCACTGCTGTGTCTACTGCTCCTGCCCGGCTGGGCCTTTTGTAGCCATGAAGCCTCAGATG GCCTTCGGAACCTCCACATGCTCCAGATCTCCTACTTTCGCGACCCCTATCAAGTGTGGCACCGGGGCAACGCGTCGCTGGGGGGGCTAACGACGCACGTGCTGGAAGGCCTAGGCAGCAACGTCACGATCCGCCAGTTGCAGCCCTTGCAGGAGCCTGAGAGCTGGATGCACACAGAAGACAGCCTGAAGACCTATCTGCACCAGTTCAACAGCTTGGTACTGCTGGTACACCACGAGCGGCGCTTGACCT TTCCTCTGATCATTCGCTGCTTCCTGGGCTGTGAGCTGCCTCCTGAGGGCTCTACAGCACGTGTCTTCTTCGAAGTGTCTGTGAATGGGAGCTCCTTTGTGCATTTCCAGCCAGAGACAGCTTTATGGGTGGCAGGGCCCCAGGCACCCTCCAGGGTGGTCACCTACACCCTGCAGCAGCTCAACGCCTACAATCGTACTCGGTACGAACTGCGAGAATTCCTGCAGGACACCTGTGTGCAGTATGTGAAAGAACACATCACTGTGAACAACTCGAAAG GGAGCCAAACAGGCCGCTCCTACACCTCGCTGGTCCTGGGTGTCCTGGTGGGCAGTTTCATCATTGCTGGTGTGGCTGTAGGCATCTTCCTGTACACAGGTGGACGGCGGTGTTGA